In Gossypium arboreum isolate Shixiya-1 chromosome 5, ASM2569848v2, whole genome shotgun sequence, a single genomic region encodes these proteins:
- the LOC108459440 gene encoding choline/ethanolaminephosphotransferase 1-like: KQNAWLGFHSILLFVLLFQVYSPLLDSPPPRWVHLAHGLLLFLYQTFDPVDGKQARRTNSSSPLGELFDHGCDALASTFETMDFGSTAMCGGDSFWFWVILSIPFCGATWEHYFTNALILPIVNGLTEGLALIYGLHFMTAIVGAQWWAQPFQQSIPFLSWIPYVNELPTYKAAVYLLTPIAILPTVACNISNVHKIVKARKGSMLLALAMLYPFVVLMEGVLIW; encoded by the exons aaacaaaatgcaTGGTTAGGATTCCATTCAATTCTTTTATTTGTATTACTGTTTCAGGTTTATTCCCCTCTCTTGGATTCACCTCCACCAAGATGGGTTCATCTTGCACACGGGTTGCTTCTATTTTTGTATCAG ACTTTTGATCCTGTAGATGGGAAACAAGCTAGACGAACAAACTCCTCGAGTCCACTTGGAGAACTTTTTGACCATG GGTGTGATGCACTTGCAAGTACG TTCGAAACCATGGATTTTGGGAGCACTGCCATGTGCGGAGGGGACAGTTTCTGGTTCTGGGTAATTTTATCTATACCATtttgtggagctacatgggaacA CTATTTCACCAATGCACTTATCCTTCCTATTGTCAATGGGCTGACTGAGGGTCTTGCGCTGATATATGGATTGCACTTTATGACAGCAATTGTTG GTGCCCAGTGGTGGGCTCAGCCATTTCAGCAATCGATACCCTTCTTGAGTTGGATACCTTATGTTAATG AACTTCCAACATATAAAGCTGCTGTGTATTTGTTGACACCAATTGCTATTTTACCTACAGTGGCTTGCAA TATAAGCAATGTCCATAAGATCGTTAAGGCAAGAAAAGGAAGCATGTTACTGGCATTAgcaatg CTTTA